A single genomic interval of Nonomuraea rubra harbors:
- a CDS encoding ABC transporter permease → MTTLDFSPAPGAAPFPRMVLAQAGAEIRAMLRNGEQLLLTLIIPVLLLTGFSLAPLIDVGGGRRVDFLAPGVLALAVMSTAFTGQAIATGFERRYGVLKRLGATPLSRSGLMLAKTAAVAGVEVIQAVIVVAVGLGLGWRPQGSFLSAALLVVLGTAAFSGLGLLMAGTLRAEATLAAANLVYLVLLGVGGVMFPLSKFPEGVRPVLEALPISALTTGLRAVLTQGAALPLVPVAVLAAWAVVSLALVSRTFRWE, encoded by the coding sequence ATGACGACGCTCGACTTCAGCCCCGCTCCCGGCGCGGCGCCGTTCCCGCGCATGGTGCTGGCGCAGGCGGGCGCCGAGATCCGCGCGATGCTGCGCAACGGCGAGCAGCTCCTGCTCACCCTGATCATCCCGGTGCTGCTGCTGACCGGGTTCTCGCTGGCGCCGCTGATCGACGTCGGCGGCGGGCGGCGGGTCGACTTCCTGGCGCCGGGCGTGCTCGCGCTGGCCGTGATGTCCACCGCCTTCACCGGGCAGGCCATCGCCACGGGCTTCGAGCGCCGGTACGGCGTGCTCAAGCGGCTGGGCGCGACCCCGCTGTCCAGGAGCGGGCTCATGCTGGCCAAGACCGCCGCGGTCGCCGGGGTCGAGGTCATCCAGGCCGTGATCGTCGTGGCCGTGGGGCTCGGGCTGGGGTGGCGGCCGCAGGGCTCGTTCCTGAGCGCGGCGCTGCTCGTCGTGCTGGGCACCGCGGCCTTCAGCGGGCTGGGCCTGCTCATGGCCGGCACGCTGCGCGCCGAGGCCACGCTGGCGGCGGCCAACCTGGTCTACCTGGTGCTGCTCGGGGTGGGCGGGGTGATGTTCCCGCTGAGCAAGTTCCCCGAGGGGGTACGGCCCGTGCTGGAGGCGCTGCCCATCTCCGCGCTGACCACCGGCCTGCGCGCGGTGCTCACCCAGGGCGCGGCACTGCCGCTGGTCCCGGTGGCCGTGCTCGCGGCCTGGGCCGTGGTGTCGCTGGCGCTGGTCTCGCGCACCTTCCGCTGGGAGTGA
- a CDS encoding ABC transporter ATP-binding protein has product MDSPAVEIVDLVKRYGGRTAVDGLTFRAERGAVTAVLGPNGAGKTSTVEICEGFRKADGGTVKVLGLAPALPELRARVGVMLQAGGVPPAMRCAEWLRLVSRFYARPLDPGALLERLGLTDHVRTPYRRLSGGQQQRLSLAAAVVGRPELVFLDEPTAGLDPQARHACWELVGELRAAGVSVMLTTHHMDEAERLADHVVIIDRGRVVAEGSPASLTGAERQLRFRARPGLALEELLNALPAGSAAKESPAGHYIIEGLVGPELLATVTAWCAAEGVTADDLRIERRTLEDVFLELTGRELR; this is encoded by the coding sequence ATGGATTCCCCAGCCGTCGAGATCGTCGACCTGGTCAAACGTTACGGCGGCAGGACCGCCGTCGACGGCCTCACCTTCCGCGCCGAGCGCGGCGCCGTCACCGCGGTCCTCGGCCCCAACGGCGCGGGCAAGACGTCCACGGTGGAGATCTGCGAGGGGTTCCGCAAGGCCGACGGCGGCACGGTCAAGGTCCTGGGCCTGGCGCCCGCGCTGCCCGAGCTGCGCGCGCGGGTGGGGGTCATGCTGCAGGCGGGCGGCGTGCCGCCGGCGATGCGCTGCGCCGAGTGGCTGCGGCTGGTCTCGCGCTTCTACGCCCGTCCGCTCGACCCGGGCGCGCTGCTGGAGCGGCTGGGGCTGACCGATCACGTACGCACGCCGTACCGCAGGCTGTCGGGCGGGCAGCAGCAGCGGCTGTCGCTGGCGGCGGCCGTCGTCGGGCGGCCCGAGCTGGTCTTCCTCGACGAGCCGACGGCCGGCCTCGACCCGCAGGCCAGGCACGCCTGCTGGGAGCTGGTGGGCGAGCTGCGCGCGGCCGGGGTGTCGGTGATGCTGACCACCCACCACATGGACGAGGCCGAGCGGCTGGCCGACCACGTCGTCATCATCGACAGGGGGCGCGTGGTGGCCGAGGGCAGCCCCGCCTCGCTGACCGGGGCCGAGCGGCAGCTCAGGTTCAGGGCGCGGCCGGGGCTGGCGCTGGAGGAGCTGCTCAACGCGCTCCCGGCGGGCAGCGCGGCCAAGGAGTCGCCGGCCGGGCACTACATCATCGAGGGCCTGGTGGGGCCCGAGCTGCTGGCCACGGTGACGGCCTGGTGCGCGGCCGAGGGCGTCACGGCCGACGACCTGCGCATCGAGCGCCGCACCCTCGAGGACGTCTTCCTGGAGCTGACCGGCAGGGAGCTGCGATGA
- a CDS encoding Bcr/CflA family multidrug efflux MFS transporter: MSVAEIATSAVVQQSAQSQKSRRGLLLLILGALSAIGPLSIDMYLPALPSITAEMLSGEAQVQLTLTACLIGVSLGQVIAGPLSDVRGRRVPLMVGVAGFMVASLLCAFAPSVPMLIAFRLLQGMLGGAALVIVRAVVRDLYDGAAIARIFATLMLVSGLAPILAPIAGAQLLSFTSWRGVFVALSVAGVVLLLAVVAGVRETLPAEQRESGGLRHTASTFWHLLRDRSFMGFALTGGLSFAAMFGYISGSPFVLQDVYGATPQQYSLIFAVNALALIATSQLGGRLSGRVRPVLLVRIGLAVALLGAALLMTAALADLGLWGIVSGLVVIMAGQGLVLPGTGALALGSQPAQVAGSASALTGVLQFALGAASAPLVGLAGTGSAVPMACVMLGLFICSALTFTILGRAKVR; encoded by the coding sequence ATGTCCGTGGCAGAGATCGCCACGTCCGCCGTCGTCCAGCAGAGTGCGCAGAGTCAGAAGAGCCGCCGCGGACTGCTGCTGCTGATCCTCGGCGCGTTGTCCGCGATCGGCCCCCTGTCCATCGACATGTACCTGCCCGCCCTGCCCTCCATCACCGCCGAGATGCTCAGCGGCGAGGCGCAGGTCCAGCTCACGCTCACCGCCTGTCTCATCGGCGTGTCGCTCGGCCAGGTGATCGCCGGCCCGCTCAGCGACGTACGCGGCCGGCGGGTGCCGCTGATGGTGGGCGTGGCCGGGTTCATGGTGGCCTCGCTGCTGTGCGCGTTCGCGCCCTCGGTGCCGATGCTCATCGCCTTCCGCCTGCTGCAGGGCATGCTGGGCGGCGCGGCGCTGGTCATCGTGCGGGCCGTCGTCCGCGACCTGTACGACGGCGCCGCCATCGCGCGCATCTTCGCCACGCTGATGCTCGTCAGCGGGCTGGCCCCGATCCTGGCGCCCATCGCGGGCGCGCAGCTGCTGTCCTTCACCTCGTGGCGGGGCGTGTTCGTGGCGCTCAGCGTCGCGGGCGTCGTGCTGCTGCTGGCCGTGGTGGCGGGCGTCCGCGAGACGCTGCCCGCGGAACAGCGCGAGAGCGGCGGGCTCAGGCACACCGCGAGCACGTTCTGGCACCTCCTGCGCGACCGCTCGTTCATGGGCTTCGCGCTGACCGGCGGCCTGTCGTTCGCGGCCATGTTCGGCTACATCTCGGGCTCGCCGTTCGTGCTCCAGGACGTGTACGGCGCCACGCCCCAGCAGTACTCCCTCATCTTCGCCGTGAACGCCCTGGCCCTGATCGCCACCTCCCAGCTCGGCGGCCGGCTGTCGGGACGGGTGCGGCCCGTCCTGCTCGTCCGCATCGGGCTCGCCGTGGCCCTGCTCGGCGCGGCCCTGCTGATGACCGCCGCGCTGGCGGATCTGGGCCTGTGGGGCATCGTGAGCGGGCTGGTCGTCATCATGGCGGGGCAGGGCCTCGTGCTGCCCGGCACCGGCGCGCTGGCGCTGGGATCCCAGCCCGCGCAGGTGGCGGGCAGCGCCTCGGCGCTGACCGGGGTGCTGCAGTTCGCGCTCGGCGCGGCCTCCGCCCCGCTGGTCGGACTTGCCGGAACCGGCTCCGCGGTGCCCATGGCGTGTGTCATGCTCGGGCTCTTCATCTGCTCGGCCCTGACGTTCACGATTCTGGGGCGAGCAAAAGTTAGGTAA
- a CDS encoding helix-turn-helix transcriptional regulator: MPLMEPGGERGTRARVARLILEHGPIAAAALGERLGLTPAAVRRHLDALLADGMIEPRTVRPLGQRGRGRPAKLFAITDAGRSAFEHAYDDLAGSALRFLAERLGREAVSDFAREQVSSLLKRLEPVMATVPADQRVQVLAQALSAEGYAASASKAKSGGDQLCQHHCPVAHAAAEFPQLCEAETEAFAQLLGTPVQRLATIAHGDGVCTTHVSPQSLADSAHRDKSKETGR; the protein is encoded by the coding sequence ATGCCCTTGATGGAGCCCGGTGGTGAGCGCGGCACCCGCGCCCGCGTGGCCAGGCTGATTCTTGAGCATGGTCCCATCGCGGCCGCGGCACTCGGCGAGCGGCTCGGGCTCACGCCCGCCGCCGTGCGGCGTCACCTCGACGCGCTGCTGGCCGATGGGATGATAGAGCCTCGCACCGTCCGCCCGCTCGGGCAGCGCGGGCGCGGACGGCCGGCCAAGCTGTTCGCGATCACCGACGCGGGGCGCAGTGCTTTCGAGCACGCCTACGACGACCTGGCCGGCAGCGCGCTGCGCTTCCTGGCCGAGCGTCTGGGGCGAGAAGCCGTGTCCGACTTCGCTCGCGAGCAGGTGTCGAGCCTGCTCAAGCGGCTGGAGCCGGTCATGGCGACGGTGCCCGCGGACCAGCGCGTACAGGTGCTGGCGCAGGCGCTGTCGGCAGAGGGGTACGCCGCCTCGGCCAGCAAGGCCAAGTCGGGCGGCGACCAGCTCTGCCAGCACCACTGCCCGGTGGCGCACGCGGCCGCGGAGTTCCCGCAGCTGTGTGAGGCCGAGACGGAGGCGTTCGCGCAGCTGCTCGGCACCCCGGTGCAGCGCCTGGCCACGATCGCCCACGGCGACGGGGTGTGCACGACGCACGTGTCCCCGCAGTCATTGGCCGATTCCGCACATAGAGACAAGAGCAAGGAGACCGGAAGGTGA
- the sufB gene encoding Fe-S cluster assembly protein SufB: MTVTDRPELEGLGNYKFGWADPDAAGAAAKRGLSEEVVRNISALKNEPEWMLDLRLKGLRLFDKKPLPTWGSDLTGIDFDNIKYFVRSTEKQAASWDELPADIKNTYDKLGIPEAEKQRLIAGVAAQYESEVVYHKIREDLEEKGVIFVDTDTGLKEHEELFKEYFGSVIPVGDNKFAALNTAVWSGGSFIYVPPNVEVEIPLQAYFRINTENMGQFERTLIIVDENSYVHYVEGCTAPIYSSDSLHSAVVEIIVKKNARCRYTTIQNWSNNVYNLVTKRAVAYEGATMEWIDGNIGSKVTMKYPAVYLMGEHAKGETLSVAFAGEGQHQDAGSKMVHLAPNTSSSVISKSVARGGGRTSYRGLVQIEEGAHGSASTVKCDALLVDQISRSDTYPYVDVREDDVSMGHEATVSKVSEDQLFYLMSRGLDEDEAMAMIVRGFVEPIARELPMEYALELNRLIELQMEGAVG, from the coding sequence GTGACTGTCACCGACCGCCCGGAGCTGGAAGGCCTCGGGAATTACAAGTTCGGCTGGGCCGACCCGGATGCCGCGGGCGCGGCGGCCAAGCGAGGCCTGTCCGAGGAGGTCGTCCGCAACATCTCCGCGCTCAAGAACGAGCCGGAGTGGATGCTCGACCTTCGCCTGAAGGGCCTCCGCCTGTTCGACAAGAAGCCGCTGCCCACCTGGGGTTCCGACCTCACCGGCATCGACTTCGACAACATCAAGTACTTCGTGCGCTCCACCGAGAAGCAGGCCGCTTCCTGGGACGAGCTGCCCGCCGACATCAAGAACACCTACGACAAGCTCGGCATCCCCGAGGCGGAGAAGCAGCGCCTCATCGCCGGCGTCGCGGCCCAGTACGAGTCCGAGGTCGTCTATCACAAGATCCGTGAGGACCTCGAGGAGAAGGGTGTCATCTTCGTCGACACCGACACGGGCCTGAAGGAGCACGAGGAGCTCTTCAAGGAGTACTTCGGCTCGGTGATCCCGGTGGGCGACAACAAGTTCGCCGCGCTCAACACCGCCGTGTGGTCCGGTGGCTCGTTCATCTACGTGCCGCCGAACGTCGAGGTCGAGATCCCGCTGCAGGCCTACTTCCGGATCAACACCGAGAACATGGGCCAGTTCGAGCGGACCCTGATCATCGTCGACGAGAACAGCTACGTGCACTACGTCGAGGGCTGTACCGCGCCGATCTACTCCTCCGACTCGCTGCACAGCGCGGTCGTCGAGATCATCGTGAAGAAGAACGCCCGCTGCCGTTACACGACCATCCAGAACTGGTCGAACAACGTCTACAACCTGGTCACCAAGCGCGCCGTCGCCTACGAGGGCGCGACCATGGAGTGGATCGACGGCAACATCGGCTCCAAGGTCACGATGAAGTACCCGGCCGTCTACCTGATGGGTGAGCACGCCAAGGGCGAGACGCTGAGCGTCGCGTTCGCCGGCGAGGGCCAGCACCAGGACGCCGGCTCCAAGATGGTGCACCTGGCGCCCAACACCAGCTCCAGCGTCATCTCCAAGTCGGTGGCGCGCGGCGGCGGCCGCACCTCCTACCGCGGTCTCGTGCAGATCGAGGAGGGCGCCCACGGCAGCGCCAGCACCGTCAAGTGCGACGCCCTGCTGGTCGACCAGATCAGCCGCTCCGACACCTACCCCTACGTCGACGTCCGCGAGGACGACGTCTCGATGGGCCACGAGGCCACGGTCTCCAAGGTCAGCGAGGACCAGCTGTTCTACCTCATGAGCCGCGGGCTCGACGAGGACGAGGCGATGGCGATGATCGTGCGCGGCTTCGTGGAGCCGATCGCGCGTGAGCTGCCCATGGAGTACGCGCTCGAGCTGAACCGGCTGATCGAGCTGCAGATGGAAGGAGCCGTCGGCTGA
- the sufD gene encoding Fe-S cluster assembly protein SufD: MGLNEKPLSTLHEKASYDLGDFEVPTGREEAWRFTPLSRLKGLHNGKADPVGHVRVDVDAAPEVTVETVGRDDARVGKSFMPTDRVSAQAWNSFEKATVITVPREAVTSKPTVLTLTGEGDGATYGHIVVKVEPMAEAVLVLDHKGSAVYADNIEFVVGDGASLRVVSLQDWEDDAVHVSHHHAQLAKDATFRSFVVTLGGDLVRLSPSVTYTAPGGDADMSGVYFVDAGQHLEHRLLVDHSQPNCKSNVDYRGALQGEAAHAVWIGDVIIRVEAEGTDTYELNRNLILTDGARADSVPNLEILTGEVAGAGHASASGRLDDEHIFYLQARGIPYDEARRLVVRGFLGQLVEKIQIEEIRDRVMNALEAELGR, encoded by the coding sequence ATGGGCCTGAACGAGAAGCCCCTGTCGACCCTGCACGAGAAGGCGTCCTACGACCTGGGCGACTTCGAGGTCCCGACCGGGCGCGAGGAGGCGTGGCGCTTCACGCCGCTGTCCCGCCTGAAGGGCCTGCACAACGGCAAGGCCGACCCGGTCGGCCACGTCCGCGTGGACGTGGACGCCGCCCCCGAGGTCACCGTCGAGACGGTCGGCCGCGACGACGCCCGCGTGGGCAAGTCGTTCATGCCGACCGACCGGGTCAGCGCCCAGGCGTGGAACAGCTTCGAGAAGGCCACCGTGATCACGGTGCCGCGCGAGGCCGTCACCTCCAAGCCGACCGTGCTGACGCTGACGGGCGAGGGCGACGGCGCCACCTACGGCCACATCGTGGTCAAGGTGGAGCCGATGGCCGAGGCCGTGCTGGTGCTCGACCACAAGGGCAGCGCCGTCTACGCCGACAACATCGAGTTCGTCGTCGGCGACGGGGCGAGCCTGCGGGTCGTCAGCCTGCAGGACTGGGAGGACGACGCGGTCCACGTCTCCCACCACCACGCGCAGCTCGCCAAGGACGCCACCTTCCGCAGCTTCGTGGTGACGCTCGGCGGCGACCTCGTACGCCTGTCGCCCAGCGTCACCTACACCGCGCCGGGCGGCGACGCCGACATGTCGGGCGTCTACTTCGTGGACGCCGGGCAGCACCTGGAGCACCGCCTGCTGGTCGACCACTCGCAGCCCAACTGCAAGAGCAACGTCGACTACCGCGGCGCCCTGCAGGGCGAGGCCGCGCACGCCGTCTGGATCGGCGACGTGATCATCAGGGTCGAGGCCGAGGGCACCGACACCTACGAGCTCAACCGCAACCTCATCCTCACCGACGGCGCCCGCGCCGACTCGGTGCCCAACCTGGAGATCCTCACCGGTGAGGTCGCCGGCGCGGGGCACGCCTCCGCCTCCGGCCGCCTCGACGACGAGCACATCTTCTACCTCCAGGCCCGCGGCATCCCCTACGACGAGGCTCGCCGCCTGGTCGTGCGGGGCTTCCTCGGCCAGCTGGTCGAGAAGATCCAGATCGAGGAGATCCGCGACCGCGTCATGAACGCGCTGGAAGCGGAACTGGGCCGATGA
- a CDS encoding Rieske (2Fe-2S) protein: protein MSFEKVCKLADIPDGGVIGVEVGSDETPVALVRKGEEVFALHDVCSHAEVKLSEGEVYDGTLECWLHGSCFDINTGKPTGPPATQPVNVYTVKIDGDDVLVSLSKES from the coding sequence ATGAGCTTCGAGAAGGTGTGCAAGCTCGCGGACATCCCCGACGGGGGTGTCATCGGCGTCGAGGTCGGTTCCGACGAGACGCCGGTGGCGCTGGTCCGCAAGGGCGAGGAGGTCTTCGCCCTGCACGACGTCTGCTCCCACGCCGAGGTCAAGCTCAGCGAGGGCGAGGTGTACGACGGCACCCTGGAGTGCTGGTTGCACGGCTCGTGCTTCGACATCAACACCGGCAAGCCCACCGGGCCGCCCGCCACCCAACCCGTGAACGTCTACACAGTGAAGATCGACGGCGATGACGTCCTCGTCTCGCTCTCGAAGGAGTCCTAA
- the sufC gene encoding Fe-S cluster assembly ATPase SufC, whose product MSTLEIRDLQVAVEDKEILRGVNLTVKAGQTHAIMGPNGSGKSTLAYAIAGHPKYTITGGQVLLDGVDLLEMSVDERARAGLFLAMQYPVEVPGVSVSNFLRSAVTAVRGEAPKLREFAKDLKSGMDALSIDPAFAQRNLNEGFSGGEKKRHEILQMELLKPKIAVLDETDSGLDVDALRVVSEGINRFRATGETGVLLITHYTRILRYVKPDFVHVFAAGRIVEEGGPELAEKLEAEGYEQYTKASA is encoded by the coding sequence ATGTCCACCCTTGAGATCCGTGACCTCCAGGTCGCCGTCGAGGACAAGGAAATCCTGCGCGGCGTCAACCTGACCGTGAAGGCCGGGCAGACCCACGCCATCATGGGCCCGAACGGCTCGGGCAAGTCCACGCTCGCGTACGCGATCGCCGGTCACCCGAAGTACACGATCACCGGCGGCCAGGTGCTGCTCGACGGCGTGGACCTGCTGGAGATGTCCGTCGACGAGCGCGCCCGCGCCGGCCTGTTCCTGGCCATGCAGTACCCCGTCGAGGTGCCCGGCGTCTCGGTGTCCAACTTCCTGCGCTCGGCCGTCACCGCCGTCCGCGGCGAGGCGCCGAAGCTGCGCGAGTTCGCCAAGGACCTCAAGTCCGGCATGGACGCCCTGTCCATCGACCCGGCCTTCGCCCAGCGCAACCTGAACGAGGGCTTCTCCGGCGGCGAGAAGAAGCGCCACGAGATCCTCCAGATGGAGCTGCTCAAGCCGAAGATCGCGGTGCTCGACGAGACCGACTCCGGCCTCGACGTCGACGCGCTGCGCGTGGTGTCGGAGGGCATCAACCGCTTCCGCGCCACCGGCGAGACCGGCGTGCTGCTGATCACGCACTACACCCGCATCCTGCGTTACGTGAAGCCGGACTTCGTGCACGTGTTCGCGGCCGGCCGGATCGTCGAGGAGGGCGGCCCCGAACTGGCCGAGAAGCTCGAAGCCGAGGGCTACGAGCAGTACACGAAGGCATCTGCATGA
- a CDS encoding cysteine desulfurase, whose amino-acid sequence MTLSSFDVEKIRKDFPVFSRELPDGRPLVYLDSGNSSQKPNQVIETMREHLALHYSNVGRAMHVLGAESTDAFENARDKVAGFVGAPSRDEVIFTKNASEALNLLAYSFGNPANTDPRFTLGPGDEIVISEMEHHSNIVPWQLLAQRTGASLKWFGVTDEGRLDYDPAVITERTKIVSIAHQSNVLGTVNPVATVAARAHEVGALIALDASQSVPHHPVDVTALGADFVAFTGHKMVGPSGIGVLWGRAELLESMPPFLGGGEMIEAVWMDRSTYAPIPHKFEAGTPPIVEAIGLGAAVDYLTEIGLDAIEAHERELTAYALEALREVPTLRVIGPETLEQRGGTVSFTLEGIHPHDVGQILDDQFGVAVRVGHHCARPLHLRFGIPATTRASFYLYTTTGEIDALVRGLHHVQKVFA is encoded by the coding sequence ATGACTTTGTCCAGCTTCGATGTGGAGAAGATCAGGAAGGACTTCCCGGTCTTCTCCCGCGAGCTGCCCGACGGGCGACCGCTCGTCTATCTCGACTCGGGCAACTCCTCACAGAAGCCCAACCAGGTCATCGAGACCATGCGGGAGCACCTGGCGCTGCACTACAGCAACGTCGGGCGCGCCATGCACGTGCTCGGCGCCGAGTCGACCGACGCCTTCGAGAACGCCCGCGACAAGGTCGCGGGCTTCGTCGGGGCGCCGTCCCGCGACGAGGTGATCTTCACCAAGAACGCCTCCGAGGCGCTCAACCTGCTGGCCTACAGCTTCGGCAACCCGGCCAACACCGATCCCCGCTTCACCCTCGGCCCCGGTGACGAGATCGTCATCTCCGAGATGGAGCACCACTCCAACATCGTGCCGTGGCAGCTGCTCGCGCAGCGCACCGGCGCGAGCCTGAAGTGGTTCGGCGTCACCGACGAGGGCCGGCTCGACTACGACCCCGCCGTCATCACCGAGCGGACGAAGATCGTCTCGATCGCCCACCAGTCGAACGTGCTCGGCACGGTCAACCCGGTGGCCACGGTCGCCGCGCGGGCGCACGAGGTCGGGGCGCTGATCGCGCTCGACGCCTCCCAGTCCGTGCCGCACCACCCGGTGGACGTGACCGCGCTGGGCGCCGACTTCGTGGCCTTCACCGGCCACAAGATGGTCGGCCCCTCCGGCATCGGCGTGCTGTGGGGGCGGGCCGAGCTGCTGGAGTCGATGCCGCCGTTCCTCGGCGGTGGCGAGATGATCGAGGCGGTCTGGATGGACCGCTCGACGTACGCGCCGATCCCGCACAAGTTCGAGGCGGGCACGCCGCCGATCGTCGAGGCCATCGGGCTCGGCGCGGCGGTCGACTACCTCACCGAGATCGGGCTCGACGCCATCGAGGCGCACGAGCGGGAGCTGACGGCGTACGCGCTGGAGGCCCTGCGCGAGGTGCCGACGCTGCGCGTGATCGGCCCGGAGACGCTGGAGCAGCGCGGGGGCACGGTGTCCTTCACCCTGGAGGGCATCCACCCGCACGACGTCGGGCAGATCCTGGACGACCAGTTCGGCGTGGCCGTCCGCGTCGGGCACCACTGCGCGCGCCCGCTGCACCTGCGGTTCGGAATACCCGCGACCACGCGGGCGTCGTTCTACCTGTACACCACCACGGGCGAGATCGATGCCCTGGTGCGCGGCCTGCATCACGTTCAGAAGGTGTTCGCATAG
- the sufU gene encoding Fe-S cluster assembly sulfur transfer protein SufU — protein MIGESMYQELILEHYKHPQGRGLREPYDAEVHHVNPTCGDEITLRVKVGDAGKILDVSYEGQGCSISQAAASVLHELATGSTVDETLSVVDEFTRLMQGRGQVEADEDVLGDAVAFAGVAKFPARVKCALLSWMAYKDAVVRSAGQ, from the coding sequence ATGATCGGCGAGTCGATGTACCAGGAGCTGATCCTGGAGCACTACAAGCACCCGCAGGGGCGGGGGCTGCGCGAGCCGTACGACGCCGAGGTTCACCACGTGAACCCGACGTGCGGCGACGAGATCACGCTCAGGGTCAAGGTGGGCGACGCCGGCAAGATCCTGGACGTGTCCTACGAGGGGCAGGGCTGCTCGATCAGCCAGGCCGCCGCCTCGGTGCTGCACGAGCTGGCCACCGGCTCCACGGTGGACGAGACGCTCTCGGTCGTCGACGAGTTCACCCGGCTGATGCAGGGCAGGGGACAGGTGGAGGCCGACGAGGACGTCCTCGGCGACGCGGTCGCGTTCGCGGGCGTGGCCAAGTTCCCGGCACGCGTTAAATGTGCGTTGCTTTCGTGGATGGCCTATAAAGACGCTGTTGTGAGGAGTGCTGGCCAATGA
- a CDS encoding metal-sulfur cluster assembly factor, whose protein sequence is MSKPTETPTGYDGDTTVDEVMEALKDVVDPELGINVVDLGLVYGLNLDPADGGQPVCTIDMTLTSAACPLTDVIEDQAHSALDGMVSDVKINWVWLPPWGPDKITDEGREQLRMLGFNV, encoded by the coding sequence ATGAGCAAGCCGACGGAGACGCCTACCGGCTACGACGGTGACACGACCGTCGACGAGGTCATGGAGGCGCTCAAGGATGTCGTGGACCCGGAGCTCGGCATCAACGTCGTGGACCTGGGCCTGGTCTACGGGCTCAACCTCGACCCCGCCGACGGCGGGCAGCCCGTGTGCACCATCGACATGACGCTGACCAGCGCGGCCTGCCCGCTGACCGACGTGATCGAGGACCAGGCGCACTCGGCGCTGGACGGCATGGTCTCCGACGTGAAGATCAACTGGGTCTGGCTGCCGCCATGGGGCCCCGACAAGATCACCGACGAGGGGCGCGAGCAGCTCCGTATGCTAGGCTTTAACGTCTGA